GCGGTGAGTTCGAGCCGCGGGCGACCGACCGGCTGCACCAGATCGGCGAGTGGATGCGACTGCACGAGCGGTCGATCTATGGCTGCGGCCCGAGTTCGTTCGTCGCACCACCCGACTGCCGCTACACGCAGCGCGGAGACCGGCTCTACCTGCACGTCTTCGGCTGGCCGTTCCGACACCTGCACCTGCCCGGGCTCGCCGGCCACGTCGACTACGCGCAGTTCCTGCACGACGGGTCCGAGGTCGGCATGCGGGTCATCGACCCGGACGCCACCGCCGTCAATACGACGATGGGCGGCCTCTCGGCTGACACCGTGACCCTCGACCTTCCGGTGCAGCGGCCCGACGTCCAGGTGCCGGTCATCGAACTTTTCCTGACCTGAGCATGCAGCGGGTAGCCCAGGTGATCCGGGTCCGGCCGGAGCGGATCGAGGAGTACAAGCGGCTGCACGCCGACGTCTGGCCGCAGGTGCTCGACCGGATCCGCCGGAGCCACATCCGTAACTACTCGATCCACCTGCACGGAGACCTGCTGTTCAGCTACTTCGAGTACGACGGCGACGATCTCGACGCGGACCTGGCCGCGATGGCCGACGACGAGGCGACCCGGTTGTGGTGGGAGGTCACCGGCCCGTGTCAGCAGCCGATGCCGGGCGCGGCACCCGGGCAGTGGTGGGCGCCGATGGAGCAGGTCTTCCTCATGGCTGACTGAGCGGAGCCGGGGTCGGTCCCCGTACTATCCGGCGGTGACGACGAGGACGCCGGAGGAGGACCAGGACCGGCACCCCATGCCGGGCCAGCCGTTCCGGGTCTCCAACCTGCTGGAGGCCAGCGCGGCGTGGGCGTGGCGCCTCCTCGTCGTGGCGGCGGCGTTCTACGGCCTCTTCCTGCTCATGGAGAAGCTGTGGCTGGTCGTCCTGCCGCTGTTCACTGCGACCCTCGTCTGCGCACTGCTCACGCCCGCGGTCAGCCTGCTGCGGCGACGGGCCCATTTTCCGCGGGTGGTCGCGACCTGGGGTGTCCTGCTCCTCGCGTTTGCACTGCTCGGCGGCATCGGACTCTTCGCGAGCAACCGCGCCAGCGAGGAGTATCCGAAGCTGGTCACGCAGGTGAACAAGATCAGCACGGAGGTCCGGCACTTCCTGATCACGGGGCCGCTCCACCTGCGGGCGAGCTCGGTCGACAACGTCGGGAAGTCGATCACCGACTTCCTCAGCCGACACTCCTCCACGGTCGCGTCGGGTGTCGTCACGGCCGGGCGGACCGTCGCAGACGTCGCGACCTTCGCCGTCCTCACCTTCTTCATCACGTTCTTCCTGCTCTACGACGGCAAGAACATCTGGAACTGGTTGGTGGCCTTCTTCCCGCGCACCTCCCGCACGCGGGTGCACGAGGCCGGGGGGCGGGCGTGGAGCACGTTGACCGGCTACATCGGCGGGACGTTCGTCGTAGCGGCGTTCCACGGGATCGTCATGGGGGTCACGCTCACCATCGTGGGTGTGCCGCTGGTCGCCCCGCTGGCCGTGCTCGTCTTCATCGGTAGCTTCATCCCGATCATCGGTGTGGTCATCTTCGGCGGATTGGCCGTGGTGGTGACGATGCTGACGGTCGGCCCGATCGCCGGCGTGGTGGTGCTCGCCGTACTCGTGGTCAGCAACCAGATCGAGGGCCATCTGCTGCAGCCCCTGGTCGTCGGTCGATACGTGCATCTGCACCCGTTGGCGATCGCGATCACGCTGACCGGTGCTGCTCTGCTCGCCGGACTGCCCGGGGCGATCTTCGGCGTCCCTGTCGTGGCCTCCATCAACGCTGCGGCGAAGTACCTGAGCGGCCGCGAGGACGCCGACGGCCACCGGTTGCCGGACAATGACGAGCCATCGCCGCCCGTACCACCGGAAGAAGAACCCGCCGCGCCCGAACCCGGTGACGAAGCCGAAGCCGACACCGACGAACGCGAACCTGAGTAGGCTGGCGTCGCCATGGACGAGATTGTCGTCTTCACCGGAAGTGCGCATCCCGATCTGGCCGAGAAGATCTGCTCGCTGCTGGGCAGCGAGCTGTCCCCGACCCTCGTGCACCGGTTCAGCAACGACTGTCTGCAGGTCCAGCTCCGGGCGAACTGCCGCCAACGCGACGTCTACATCATCCAGCCGCTGGTTCCGCCGGTGCAGGAACACCTCGTCGAACTGCTGCTCATGCTGGACGCCGCCCGTGGCGCCTCCGCCAACCAGATCACTGCGGTGATTCCGCACTACGCCTACGCCCGCTCGGACAAGAAGGACGCGCCGCGGATCTCCATCGGTGCCCGGCTGGTCGCCGATCTGCTGGCCGCCGCGGGAGCGAACCGGGTGCTCACCATGACGCTGCACGCTCCGCAGGTGCACGGCTTCTTCAGCATTCCGGTCGATCATCTGACGGCGGTGGCCGAACTCGCGGACCACTTTCGCGGCCGGGACCTGTCCGACACCGTGGTCGTCTCGCCGGACCTCGGCAATGCCAAGCCGGCGACCCAGTTCGCGCGGCTGCTCGGCCTTCCCGTCGCCGCGGGCAGCAAACAACGGATCTCCGACGATCATGTCGTCATCGACGCCGTCGTCGGCGAGGTCGAGGGCAAGAACGTCATCATTTTCGACGACGAGATTGCCACCGGCGGCTCGGTCATCGAGCTCCTGAACCGGCTGCGTGAGCGCGGGGTCGGGCGCATCTCGCTGGCCTGTACGCACGGGCTCTTCACCGGCGGTGCGATGAAACGGCTCGCCGCCCAGACCGACATGGTCGAGATCGTGACGACCGACACGGTCCCGCCCCGGCCGGACACGGCCGCCGACCACCTGCAGGTCCGGTCAGTGGCGCCGCTGTTCGCCGAGGCGATCCGCCGGATCCACCTCGGCGAGTCGGTGAGCGGCCTCTTCTCCGGGGTGTCCACCCACGGCTGATCACTCGAGCTACCCGCGCCTTGTGGGTGCGCGGCTCGTGCTCGAGCCATTACGGCTGGAGCATGCCGACGAGATGGCGCCACTCCTCGACGATTCCCGCTTGCACACCCTCACCGGGGGCCGGCCCGCCACGCTGGATGAGCTTCGCGAGACGTACGCACAGCAGGTCGCCGGCCGTTCGGCCCGGTGGATCGGCCTTACCCCGACCGACACGGTCCACGACGGCGAGGTCCGCTGGCAGGGCTGACGACAAGGCAATCGTCAGCATGTGTTGACGCGAGTCCACCGTCAACATATGCTGACGCCATGACGACGACCGCTGAGCTCACCACAGGAGCGGCCAGCAACGATCCGGACGTCGGACTTCGTGCGGTGGCGGCGCTTCGGCATCTGGCCGAGCACCTCGAGGCACTGCAGGTCGACAACGCCCGCGACCGCGGCTGGTCCTGGCAGGAGATCGCGACCCGACTCGGGGTCAGCAAGCAAGCCGTGCACCGCAAGCACGGCCGGCGGACAGGGAGACGGTGATGTTCGAACGCTTCACGGACCACGCCCGGGCCGTCGTGGTCGACGCGCAGGATCACGCGCGCCGGCTGGGCCACCATCACATCGGGTCCGAGCACCTGCTGCTCGCGATCGCGGGATCCGACGCCGACGCCGGAGAGATCTTCCGGGCGCGGGGTGTCGCCCCGGACGACGTCGAGACCGCGCTGCGCCGGCTGCTCGGGGCCGGTCCGATCGAGTCGCTGGACCGGGACGCCCTGGCCTCCATCGGGATAGACGTCGACCTCGTGCGCGACAGCCTGCAGGCCGCCTTCGGAGCAGACGCCGTCCGTACGCCGTCCGCCCGTCGATCACGGCACTGGTGGCGCCGTCGCGGCGACCGTGAGGTCCGCGAGGTCCGCGGGCACATCCCCTTCACCCCGCAGGCCAAGGCCTGCCTCGAGCGATCGCTGCGCGAGGCCCAGCGGCTGCACGACCACTACCTCGGCGTCGAGCACCTCGCGTTGGCCCTCACGTCGCAGACCGACGGCCTCACCCCGCGCATCTTCACGGCGCTGAACACGTCCGGAGCCGGGTTACGCCGCGAGATCCTCGACCGCCACCGACGTGCGAGCTGAGCCGGTGTTGTCGCGGTGCGCGGTCTCCGACAGCTCCCGACCGTTGGTCTCCGGCGCCCATCGCAACGACGTCAGACCGCCGATCACCGACACGACCGCCATGATGATCATCAGGGGCGGGAGACCCCAATGGGCCAGGACCCACGGCAGACCGAAGGTTCCGATCGCCGCGCCGACCCGGCTGGCCGCTGAGGCCAGTCCGACGCCGGACGTCCGTACGGAGGTCGGAAAGACCTCCATCGGGTAGATGCCCGGCAGGATGCTCATGATGCCGTAGCTGAAGAGGTACCCGAAGAAGCAGAACGCCGCGAGCACGACCGGCAGGTGGGACGCGAAGCTCACGGTCAGCAGGAACGCCGCGCACACGAACATCGGGGCGATGAGGATCTTCCGACGTCCGACCCGGTCGACGATCCGCCAGCCGACGACCGCGCCGGTCAGCGCGACCACCGTCCCGAGGAGGGCACCGGCGAGCGCGTTGTCACCGAGCCCGATGTCGCCGAGCACCTCGGCCTGGAAGAACGTCAGCGCGAAGTACGGCAGCACGATGCAGATCCAGAAGGTGCAGGCGAACACCGTACGCAGCAGGTAATCCGGGCTTACGAGGACGCGCCAGCGGGTCTCTGCCTTCTCCTCCCGGGCGAAGTCCCCGAGCCGGTCGACCCCGACATCGTCGCGAAGAATTGCCTCGGCCTCCTCGCTCCGGCCCTTGGAGAACAGCCAACGCGGCGACTCCGGCAGCCCATGCCGGATCACGAGACAGATGACGGCGGGAACAGCACTGGCCGCGAGCGTGACGTGCCACGCACCGGGGAAATGCGTGTTGATCACGTAGCCGATGAGGAACGCGACGACGTAACCGACGTTCCACCCGATCTCGAGCACCCCCAGGAAGTGACCACGACGCCGGGACGGGGTGAACTCGCTCAACAGCGGCGATCCGATGGAGTAGTCGGCGCCGATCGCCAGGCCCATGATCAGGCCGAGGGTGAGCACCTGCCAGTTCGATGTCACGAAGAACATCAGGATCGAGCAGGTCAGGAAGACACTCAGGTCGATGGTGAACATGGGTCGCCGGCCGAGCCGGTCGGTCACGTAGCCGAGCACGAGCCCACCAAAAAACGTCCCGACCAGGGTCGAGGACGAGATCAGCTGGGCCCACCCGGTGCTGACGCCGAGGGCGTCGTTCATGCCCTTGCCGGCCAGAGCGGCTGCGAACGACGCGAAGATGAAGCCGTCGATGAACATGCCGCCACCGGTCGCGAGGGTCATCCGCCGAAGAAACGCCTGGGTACGTCGACTCCCGGTGGACCGAGTCGCCGTCGCGTCGTGGGTCGCCGTCATGAGCCCCTCTCCGGGCCGCGCGGGACCCGTCGGTTGGTGTTCTGTGTGTGGACCGAGGTGGTGTCTACCCGGTTGATCGCCGCTTACCCGTCGGGTTTGGAGGGGAATCGGGCCCTTTGTCGTGCACTCAGAGGTTGTACGCCGCCGGATGCCGGGGCTGGTAGAGCAGCATGTCGCCGGCGCCCGGGATCCTCACCGCGGTCGTCAGCCCGAATCCGTCGTCGCGGATCCCGCGGGTGAACTCGGCGCCCTTGGCCTCGAGCTCGGCGACGGTCGCGGCGATGTCGTCGCACATGAGCGTGATCTCGTGGTGCTGCCCGATCGTCGCGTGCTCGCCGCCGCTCTCGTTCGACGTCGGGTGTACGCCGAGCTCCGACGGCCCGGTCCGGAAGATCAACCATCCGCCGTGGGCGTCGATGTGTGGCCATCCGAGGACGTCCCGGAAGAAGGCCCGCGCGGCGTCGGGGTCATCGGCGTAGACGAGGGTGTGAACCGCGGTAATCATCCGGCCACCCTAGAACTCCGTGGACTGGTCCGTCACCGGTTGGTACACAGGGCAAATGCCGACCCAGCCGACACGTTACGAGTGGCGCGGCGACTTCGACAACGCCGAAGTCAACGCGCTGCACGCCGAGGGGTTCGGCCATGCGGTGCTGCCTGATGACTGGCGCGGCCAGGTGCAGCGGCACAGCCTCGGCTGGGTCTGCGCCCGGCAGGGCGACCGGCTCGTCGGTTTCGTCAACGTCGCCTGGGACGGGTCGGTGCACGCGTTCGCACTCGACACGATGGTCACGGCGGCGGTCCGACGTCAGGGGATCGGCGCGGAACTCGTCGCGGAGGCGGTACGTGGCTCACGCGCCGCCGGATGCGAGTGGCTGCACGTCGACTTCGAGGACCACCTGCGTTCGTTCTACTTCGACGCGTGCGGTTTCACCCCGACGAACGCGGGCCTCATCCAGCTGTGACCGCCCGGGTGAGGACCTCCATGTTGTGGCTGTCCGGGTCGTTGAAGTAGAAGCCGCGGGCGCCACCCGACCGCTTGTCGACCGCACCCTGCTGGTTGTGGTCAGGGTCGGCCCAGTAGGTGATCCCGGCCGCCTCGACCCGCGCATGGATCGCGTCGAAGTCCTCCTCGGCGACGGCGAAGGCGTAGTGCTGGGACGAGATCGTTGCCGGCTGCACGTCCATGAAGTCGAGCGTGACCCCGTTGCCGGTCTCGATCGGCAGGAAGGGCCCCGTCGGTGCGCCGACGGGCAGGCCGAGGACGTCGGCGAGAAAGGCAGCGGACCGCTGCTTGTCCCGGGCCCGCACGATCGTGTGATCCAGTTCGACGTTCATCTCTCGCATCCTCCCGATCAGGCCGGCGGTGCCGGCGGAGTGGCTTGGCTCAGGTGCAGGCTGGCGAACAGCCACCGGCCGGCGTCCCGGACGAAGACGTGCGTGGTGCGAAATCGGCCGTCCGCCGGACGACCCTGATAGGTCGCCTGCTGGGTATGGTGCCCGATCGCGATCGCCGTGGCACCGTGGTCGCGGATCTCGACGTCGACCCACCGGGCACCGACGGCGAGCACCTCGGTGCGGATGTCGTCACTCATCTGCGTTCCTCCTGTCGGGCTGGTGGGTGGCCGGGGTAGTCATCGCTTGCCCCTGCCGGTACATCTGCGGTGGCTTGTTGCCGGCGGACTGCCCGCCGTCGATCGGCACCACGGCTCCGGTGACGAACGAGGGCTCCGGCGAACAGAGCCAGAGCACGACGTTCGCCACCTCGTCAGCCGAGCCGACCCGCCGCATCGGGGTCGACTGGCCGGCCATCCGCTGCGCCTCCGGGCCGGCCGCGGTGAGGTGCTCGGTCAGGATCGGGCCCGGTGCGACGACGTTGACCCGGATGCCCTGGTCGGCGTAATCGAGCGCAGCGACCTTGGTCAGGCCGATGATCCCGGCCTTGCCCGCGACGTACGCCGCGAGGTTCGCTGTGCCGCTCAGGCCGGCTGTCGAGGCCATGTTCACGATCGCGCCGCCGCCGGCGGCGAGCATCGCCGGGACCTGGAACTTCATCCCGAGGAACGTGCCTCGGACGTTGGTGGCGATCCCGCGATCGAAATCCGCCGGGTCGATGTCCGCGAGTGGCGCCGGTCGGGGGCCGTCCGTGGCGTTGTTGAACGCCGCGTCCAGCCGGCCGAAGGTCGTCAGGGTCCGGTCGACGAGGTCCCGCATCGAGTCCACGTCCGAGACGTCGGTGCGCACACCGATCGCGCGGCCTCCCTTCGCCTCGATCCGGCTGACGACCGACCGCAGTGCGTCGGCGTCGCGGGCA
This sequence is a window from Mycobacteriales bacterium. Protein-coding genes within it:
- a CDS encoding helix-turn-helix domain-containing protein, with product MTTTAELTTGAASNDPDVGLRAVAALRHLAEHLEALQVDNARDRGWSWQEIATRLGVSKQAVHRKHGRRTGRR
- a CDS encoding nuclear transport factor 2 family protein, with amino-acid sequence MSDDIRTEVLAVGARWVDVEIRDHGATAIAIGHHTQQATYQGRPADGRFRTTHVFVRDAGRWLFASLHLSQATPPAPPA
- a CDS encoding ribose-phosphate pyrophosphokinase → MDEIVVFTGSAHPDLAEKICSLLGSELSPTLVHRFSNDCLQVQLRANCRQRDVYIIQPLVPPVQEHLVELLLMLDAARGASANQITAVIPHYAYARSDKKDAPRISIGARLVADLLAAAGANRVLTMTLHAPQVHGFFSIPVDHLTAVAELADHFRGRDLSDTVVVSPDLGNAKPATQFARLLGLPVAAGSKQRISDDHVVIDAVVGEVEGKNVIIFDDEIATGGSVIELLNRLRERGVGRISLACTHGLFTGGAMKRLAAQTDMVEIVTTDTVPPRPDTAADHLQVRSVAPLFAEAIRRIHLGESVSGLFSGVSTHG
- a CDS encoding Clp protease N-terminal domain-containing protein; the protein is MFERFTDHARAVVVDAQDHARRLGHHHIGSEHLLLAIAGSDADAGEIFRARGVAPDDVETALRRLLGAGPIESLDRDALASIGIDVDLVRDSLQAAFGADAVRTPSARRSRHWWRRRGDREVREVRGHIPFTPQAKACLERSLREAQRLHDHYLGVEHLALALTSQTDGLTPRIFTALNTSGAGLRREILDRHRRAS
- a CDS encoding SDR family NAD(P)-dependent oxidoreductase, translating into MNETLVTGSPMRDRVALVAGASRGIGAATAEAFAAAGASVVLAARDADALRSVVSRIEAKGGRAIGVRTDVSDVDSMRDLVDRTLTTFGRLDAAFNNATDGPRPAPLADIDPADFDRGIATNVRGTFLGMKFQVPAMLAAGGGAIVNMASTAGLSGTANLAAYVAGKAGIIGLTKVAALDYADQGIRVNVVAPGPILTEHLTAAGPEAQRMAGQSTPMRRVGSADEVANVVLWLCSPEPSFVTGAVVPIDGGQSAGNKPPQMYRQGQAMTTPATHQPDRRNADE
- a CDS encoding MFS transporter, with product MTLATGGGMFIDGFIFASFAAALAGKGMNDALGVSTGWAQLISSSTLVGTFFGGLVLGYVTDRLGRRPMFTIDLSVFLTCSILMFFVTSNWQVLTLGLIMGLAIGADYSIGSPLLSEFTPSRRRGHFLGVLEIGWNVGYVVAFLIGYVINTHFPGAWHVTLAASAVPAVICLVIRHGLPESPRWLFSKGRSEEAEAILRDDVGVDRLGDFAREEKAETRWRVLVSPDYLLRTVFACTFWICIVLPYFALTFFQAEVLGDIGLGDNALAGALLGTVVALTGAVVGWRIVDRVGRRKILIAPMFVCAAFLLTVSFASHLPVVLAAFCFFGYLFSYGIMSILPGIYPMEVFPTSVRTSGVGLASAASRVGAAIGTFGLPWVLAHWGLPPLMIIMAVVSVIGGLTSLRWAPETNGRELSETAHRDNTGSARTSVAVEDLAA
- a CDS encoding GNAT family N-acetyltransferase; protein product: MPTQPTRYEWRGDFDNAEVNALHAEGFGHAVLPDDWRGQVQRHSLGWVCARQGDRLVGFVNVAWDGSVHAFALDTMVTAAVRRQGIGAELVAEAVRGSRAAGCEWLHVDFEDHLRSFYFDACGFTPTNAGLIQL
- a CDS encoding L-rhamnose mutarotase, with amino-acid sequence MQRVAQVIRVRPERIEEYKRLHADVWPQVLDRIRRSHIRNYSIHLHGDLLFSYFEYDGDDLDADLAAMADDEATRLWWEVTGPCQQPMPGAAPGQWWAPMEQVFLMAD
- a CDS encoding VOC family protein; this translates as MNVELDHTIVRARDKQRSAAFLADVLGLPVGAPTGPFLPIETGNGVTLDFMDVQPATISSQHYAFAVAEEDFDAIHARVEAAGITYWADPDHNQQGAVDKRSGGARGFYFNDPDSHNMEVLTRAVTAG
- a CDS encoding AI-2E family transporter, with protein sequence MTTRTPEEDQDRHPMPGQPFRVSNLLEASAAWAWRLLVVAAAFYGLFLLMEKLWLVVLPLFTATLVCALLTPAVSLLRRRAHFPRVVATWGVLLLAFALLGGIGLFASNRASEEYPKLVTQVNKISTEVRHFLITGPLHLRASSVDNVGKSITDFLSRHSSTVASGVVTAGRTVADVATFAVLTFFITFFLLYDGKNIWNWLVAFFPRTSRTRVHEAGGRAWSTLTGYIGGTFVVAAFHGIVMGVTLTIVGVPLVAPLAVLVFIGSFIPIIGVVIFGGLAVVVTMLTVGPIAGVVVLAVLVVSNQIEGHLLQPLVVGRYVHLHPLAIAITLTGAALLAGLPGAIFGVPVVASINAAAKYLSGREDADGHRLPDNDEPSPPVPPEEEPAAPEPGDEAEADTDEREPE
- a CDS encoding VOC family protein codes for the protein MITAVHTLVYADDPDAARAFFRDVLGWPHIDAHGGWLIFRTGPSELGVHPTSNESGGEHATIGQHHEITLMCDDIAATVAELEAKGAEFTRGIRDDGFGLTTAVRIPGAGDMLLYQPRHPAAYNL